GGAAATTTATCCTCCTAAGATTCAGGAGCTGGCCTACGTCACTGATGGGGCCtgtctggaggaggagattCTTCAAATGGAGCTAATCATGTTAAAGGTATATTCATTTATGTTTGAGGTTTCTAATATACCCTTACGTTTTCTTACTATCAAGTCATTCTAATAAAGCAGATGTTAAACTGTTACTAAATCACAGCTGTTCAGTCATAACggtaatagtaataatacttTCTGTTAGACGCATGTAAACTCAATCACATACAATCATATTATCAAAGGAAGTAAATACACAAAGATAGTTCAATTTTTTAGGACACTAAGAACTAAAGTGCTCAAAGTAGCTGAGCTCTGTCTTGATTCTCAAATATAATTGTATTTAATAGGCTTTGAATTGGGACCTCTGTCCGGAAACTGTTGTCTCCTGGATCAAAGTCTACCTTCAGATGGCATCTCTCTATGACTTCTCTAATCTTCTAGTACCGCAGTTTTCTCAGGACACTTACATTCAGATCACACAGGTATGGAGTATGCATGTATATAAACTAGTAGTTTCCTAATCACCCAATCATGAAATGCCCATATGTATCAACCACTGCTTcactctttgtttatttatttttgtagctCTTAGATTTATGTATTCTCGATGTCGGTTCCCTGGACTTTAAGTACGGCGTGTTGGCGGCGGCAGCATTATGTCACTTCTTATCTTTCGACGTGGTTCAAAAAGTATCTGGTGAGTTATGTTATGTTGTGGGAAGCATAAGGTCTGTGCTGAGCTGATGCCTGTTTTGTGGCGTGTAACCCGCCCATGAGAGTGACGGGACTTTGTGTTGTCAGGTTTATCGTGGGATGCTGTGGAGAGCTGTGTGAACTGGATGGCTCCCTTTGTGGAGACTGTGGGGGGCTACTCAGGTGTACAGCTCAAAGAGTTTAGCAAAGTGGCTCCTGAGGACCGCCATAATATCCAGACACACGCAGACTACCTTACCATGCTGGTGAGTAACAGTTTGCTATTTATGACAGAATGTTGTGAATTAAAATTGAAACGTGCTATTTGTAGGCTGTTCTTATTGATTGGACTGTTGAATTTCCCCTAAACGCTGAGGACAGAGCTCTAGTGCCAAAAAGAGCCACCGTATTCCGGCATCGGCTGCCCATTTCACTTTACAGCTTTGCATAAAATCCAACAATTTACTCTTAAACCTGAGGTCCAAAATAGGCTTGATAGAAACcatttttcttgtttcatttCCACTGGCATGTTTGGGTGATTCCTATTTCTTTACTCTTTCAGAATGAAGCTCAGCGTAGACAGACACAAAGTATGGACGGCACCTTTCCTCCAACCCCTCCTAGTAGCACAGAGAAAGTCACTACACACTGAGTATGATGAATATACACCATCTTCATCTCAGCACTGGTTCTGTTAACTGTTGTTTATGGAAAAGTGCAGTGTTGGTACATCTTGGCTGGTGAGCTACAAActgccatttctctctcagtaaatGTGGTGCAGTACTGCCTTTTGCTTTATCAAATGTTAAGGCCCTTTCCCCACATTTTGACCttaatgaggggaaaaaatgagggTCATTATGTTGCTAAAACAGAATTTAGTTTCGACAGCTTTATGTTTAGTTGTTAAAACCTGACCACCAGCCtgtactttcctttttttttttcttttttaaacgtACTGTTCGTCTGTTAAGAGCTCAAGTCCTTTATGTGAAAGTACACAAATAATTACTGTGCAACATCTGTAGATACAAAGACATTACTTTTAACAAATTTGTAAATACAAGAGTTATATAAGGGCTGTAACAGACAGAAGCCACAGTGTAACTTATTCATTATTAAGCTGGCTTTATATGTACACCAACTGTAAATAACTCAATTTTGTATTTCTGACTAAACGTGCTATAAAGTAGAATTTTATGACCACACTTGATATGCTTAAAAATGATTGC
This sequence is a window from Chanos chanos chromosome 12, fChaCha1.1, whole genome shotgun sequence. Protein-coding genes within it:
- the LOC115824751 gene encoding G1/S-specific cyclin-E2-like, translating into MTRRSGRLQAKSENASTHKHKIARIRKEQCSRRKTLVTSKRIHCEAQNLWTEEGIFEAPFDGLEKDTGVAPSKQLIQPSPFPLLSWGSSEDVWVKMLSKEVKYKHNKSFLQQHPKLQPKMRSILLDWLMEVSEAYTLHRQTFYLAQDFFDRFMLTQENVNKEHLQLMGITALFIASKIEEIYPPKIQELAYVTDGACLEEEILQMELIMLKALNWDLCPETVVSWIKVYLQMASLYDFSNLLVPQFSQDTYIQITQLLDLCILDVGSLDFKYGVLAAAALCHFLSFDVVQKVSGLSWDAVESCVNWMAPFVETVGGYSGVQLKEFSKVAPEDRHNIQTHADYLTMLNEAQRRQTQSMDGTFPPTPPSSTEKVTTH